CTCCGGGACACGCCGATCCGAAAGGAGACGAGCCTGCTCGTCATCGCCGTGAAGACCAACGATGGGGCCTTCGTGTACAACCCCGATCCGCACCTCGTGCTCACCGGTGGCTCGACCCTCATCGTGATGGGCGAGGTGGCCTCCGTCGTGAAGCTCCGGAAGCTGGTGGCCGAGGCGAGCTGAGTCTCACTCTCCGCGGTCCTCTCGCGAGCACACAAGGGTCTAGCTAGCAGCCAGCACGAGTCCCCTGGAGTCGTGGTTCGTATCAGAAGTCCGGTCTTCGGTGTCATGCCGAGGAGCGAGGGGGTGCCCCGTTTTCGGCGGCGGCGGGCCCGTCCGCAACTCGGACGTCGTTCCGCGCGGTGAAGGCGGCGCTTTGCGCTCAGGGGACAGTGGTTTCGGGTGTGACCGCGCGAGAACGCCGACCCTCGAACATGAGTATCCTCCCACCGCCGCCGAAAACGGGACACCCCCTCGCTCCCTTGTGGCGAAAGGCCGAGCCGCGCGACTTCTGGAAGGGATCACGCTTCCAGGAGACTAGCTAGGGCGCGAGCCTCGCGCCATGGCCGATCCCGAACTCGGCGCCCTGCTTCGACAACATCGCGCGCGTGTAGGTCTGTGGCGCGAGGCGCGAGAGCCACCAAGCGCTCCTGCTGAGGGGCGTCGGCAGCACGCGCCGCGCCTTCGAGTGCACGCCGTCGACGATCGCGGCGGCGATCTCCTCGGGGGTCGCGAGCCCACCTGCGGTCGCCTTCGCCAGCGTCGCAGGCTGCCCGTCGCCCGCGACCGCGTGGCGATCGATCGCCGTGTCGGTGAACGAGGGGCACACCAGCGTCACGTGAACTCCGCGATGCTCGACCTCGCTCCGCAGCGAGTCGAAGAAGCCGTGCAGCGCGTGCTTGCTCGCCGCGTAGCCGGTGCGCCCCACGAGCGGCGTGAAACCCGCGACGCTGGAGACGGCGACCACCGCGCCGCGGCGCTCTAGCAGGCTCGGCAGCGCGGCCTGCGTGCAGTGCACGGCGCCGAAGAAGTTCACGTCCATCACGCGGCGGATCACCGAAGACGCGGTCTCGGCGAAGAGGCTGCGGTGGGACACCCCGGCGTTGTTCACGAGGACGTCGACGCCGCCGAACGCGCGCGTGACCTCGGCCATCGCCTCACGGCACGAGCCCTCGTCGCACACGTCGCAGGCGACCGCGAGGGCGCGACGCCCGTCGGCGACGAGCACGCGCGCAGCGGCTTGGGCGGCCTCTCCGTCGCGATCGAGGAGCGCGACGTCGGCTCCCTCGCTCGCGAAGCGCCTCGCGGTCGCGAGGCCGATCCCGGCGGCGCCGCCGGTCACCACGACCACTGCGCCGTCGAAGCGCCCGCGCTTGCCGGACGTCTCGCGCCCCGCGATCGAGCGCGCCCAGGTCTCGAACACGTCGCGGCTCGCGACCAGCGAGAAGCCTCGCTCTCGCCGGAGCTTCTCCGAGGACAGCACGGGTCGATGGGCGAGGAACGCCGTCTGCTCGGGGCCGTATTGCGTCGCTCCGACCTTCCGAAGCAGCCCGATCCCCGCACGGAGCGCGCCCTCGGGAATGCCCACGAAGGGCTTGCCGAGGCGCGCGGCGATCTCGCGTAGCGTCATCACGCCTTCGCCCGCGAGGTTGTAGGTCCCGGTCCAGCCTTCGCGCACGCCCTGGGCGATGGCACGCACCACATCGGTGTCGGCGACGAATACGAACGGCGTCTCGGAGTCGCGCAGGCCCACGATCGCCGGCTTGGTGAAGATGTCGGTGATCTGGTTCTTGGCGCCCTCGCCGAGGATCGTTCCCGGGCGGAAGACGAGCTGCTCGAGCGACGGATGCTCCGCGCGCGCACGGGTGAGGCGCTCCTCGACGAGGCGCTTGTGGTGCGAGTAGGCGAACTCCTCGTTTCCGCGGAGCGGGGCGTCTTCGCCGAGCAGCGGCGAGGAGTCGGCGTGATAGCCGTACGCCGCGCCGCTCGAGGTCACGACCAGCCTGGCCACCCCCGCGCGCACGCAGGCGTCGAGCACGTTCTCGGTGCCTCGCACGTCGACGTCGTACTGGACCGCGCGAGGGAGGTCCTTGCCGGGCGAGACGATGGTGGCGAGGTGCACCACCGTGTCGATGCGATGACGTGAGAGGAGCGCGTCGAGGTCCGCCGAGCGAACGTCGAGCGTCTCGTACACGACGCCGGGCTCGCGATCGGCGTCGGGCACCTCGCGGACGTCGGTGGCCACGAGGGGGGAGACCGCCGCGTCGCGGGCGAGCTCGCGGAGGAGCTTTCGCCCCACGTAGCCCGCCGCGCCGGTGACGAGGACCGCGGTCACGACTTCGGCTCCTGGTGCATGTCCTTGAAGGTCCGGAGCTCGGGCGCCCACATGTGCTTCACCGGGTCGACGTCCACGTGGATGACGGCCGGCTTGCCCGAAGCGAGCGAGCGCTGGATGGCTCCGCGGAGCCCGCGAGGATCCGAGACGCGCTCGCCGTGTGCGCCCATCGCCCGGGCGAGGAGATCGAACTGGATCTCTCCCAGATCGGCGTTGATGGTCTCGTCGGGACCGAGGGTCTTGAAGACCAGGGTCTTCACGGGCTTCAGCGCGAAGCTCTGGTTGATCTTCACCATGCCCCACTGCTTGTCGCAGAGGACCAGGTAGACGACGGGCAGACGGTTTCGCACGGCCGTCTCGATCTCCTGGGGGTGAAAGCCCATCGCGCCGTCGCCGATCACGCAATACACCTGGCGGCCGGGGAAGGCGATCTGCGCCCCGAGGGTCTGCGAGACGCCCGCGCCGAGCATGCCCATCTTCGGCGTGCCCACCATCGAGTTCACCCTGCGCACTTCGTGGAAGAACTGCGCCCAGATGGTCGTGTTTCCGCCATCGGCGACCATGATCGCGTCCTCGGCGAAGGTCTCCTGGCAGACGCGCGCCACGTGCGCCGAGTGCATCGGTGTGCCGTCGTCCGAGCGGTTCTTGTCGAGCTCGGCGCGACGGGCCGCGCACGCGGAGCGGAGCTTCGCGAGGTGACCGCGCCGCGGGTCGAGATTCGGCGCGCCCCGACGACGACCGAGCTCGGCGAGCACCGCCTTCAGGAAGGTCTTCGCGTCGGACCGCACGGCGAAGCGCAGCGCGCGAGCGTTGCCGAGCGTCTCCGCGTCGATGTCGACCTGCGCGAGCTCTTGCTCGCCGGGCTTGCCCCAGTAGGGAGCCTTTCCCCACCAGTCGGTCTCGCCGAGGCGCGAGCCGAGCACGAGCACCCGATCGGCGGACGTGCGCGCCTCGTTCACCGCCCCGACGTAGATCATCGAGATCGCGTGCGGATCGCGCTCGTCGATCGCGCCTCGCGCCGCCCAGCTCGTGGTCACCGGCGCCTCGAGGAGCGCGGCGAGCTCGGCGAGCTCCCTCGTGGCGCCCGCGCAGAGGACGCCGGAGCCCGCGTGGATGAGCGGGAGCTTCGCCTCGTCGAGCCAGCGCGCGACCTCGCGCACTTGGTCGGCGGACGCCTCCATCGGGGTGGTCGAGCGGTAGGAAGACGGAGAGCGCAGCGTGTCGCCGCCGAGCTCGAGGGTCCCGTTGAAGATGCTCTCCGGCACGTCGAGGTGAACCACCCCGGCGCGCCCCTCGAAGCACTCACGGAGCGCGCGGCGGACGAGTTCGGCGAGGCGGTCCATCGAGGGGACGACGCCGCTCCACTTGGTCATGGGGCGCGTGACGTCGACCTGCGCGAACGACTGGTAGGCGCCGCCGCGATCCGGGTAGACGATGCCCTCGCGCCGGCAGCTCGTGATGAGGAGCACGCGGTGGCCCTCGGCGTTCTCTACCGCGACCCCCGGGAGGATGTTCGCCACGCCGGGGCCGTTGCTCGCGATGCACACGCCGAGCCGCCCCGTGAGCTGCGCGTAGGCGCCGGCCATGTGGGCGGCGCTCGACTCGTGCCGGGGCGTGACGAGCTCGATGCCGTTCGGGCGGAGCGCCGCGCAGAGGCCAAGGTAGGTGCCGTCCATGATGCCGAAGACGTGCGTGACGCCCTCCGCCGCCAGCATTCGCGCGACGAGCTCGCCGCCCTTCACCGTCGTCGTGCCCTGCCCGAAAACCGCCGCCGCCGCCGTTGCTGCAAGTCCCATGGTGCTCCTCCTCGTGCCGCTGTTTCCGCCCGGCACGACTGCACCTTGAATCCGATTGACCGATCGGTCAATCAAAACTTGACCGATCGGACAAATTGACCAAAATGAAGTCATGGCCAGCCGCGCTCCCACCTCCGTCGCTCCCTCGAAGCGGCCGTCCGCGAAGCGCGCGCCCTCCGCGGCGAAGCGGCGCGCGCGCGCGGTCGCTCCGATCGCGGAGCCCTCGACCGAGGCGAGGATCCTGGAGGCCGGCGAGGCGCTGTTCTGCGCGGTCGGCTACGCTGGAGTGAGCGCGCGCGACGTCGCGGAGCGCGCGGGCGTGAACAAGGCCCTCGTGTTCTACCACTACGGCAGCATGCGCGGCCTCTTCGAGGCCGTGCTCGAGCGCTACTACGACGCGCATCACCGGGGGCTCGCCGACGCGCTCGCAGGTGGCGGTGACGTCCGCGAGCGGATGCACCGCCTGGTCGACGCGTACCTCGACTTCATGGCGACCCACGCGCGCTACGCGACCCTCGTGCAAGCGCAGCTCGCGAACCCCGACACCTACGCGCTCGTCGAGAAGAGCTTCGAGCCGCTCTACCGGTTCGTGGAGGCGACGCTCCTCGAGGTGGCTCCTGAGCAGGGCCGGGCCGCGGCGCGGCAGCTCTTCGTGACGTTCTCGGGCGCGGTCATCAATTGGTGCACGTACGCGCCGCTCCTCTCGCGTGTGCTTGGCGGCGATCTGCTCCGGCCCCCGCTGCTCGAGGAGCGTCGCGCCCACGTGCGCTGGCTCGTCGACCTCGTGCTCGCGGACCTGCAGCGCTCCCCCCCTTCGGGATCGCTTCCAGCGGTCGGAGCAGTCCGCGCCTCAGGCCGCGATCCCGCGTGAGCGCAGCACGTCGCGGAGGGCGGCCTGCACGTCGGGCGCGGAGGCGGGGAGGGCTGAGCGCGCGAGCTCGATGAACCGCGCGCCGCGCGAGCGCTTCAAGGCCTCGACCGCCGCGACGCGATCGGCGGGCGCGCCGTGCTCGAGGATCGAGAGGAGGAACTCGGCGGCCTCGAGGGTGTCGACCTTTGCGAGGGCCCGTACGGCGCTCGCCCGCACGAAGGGCTGCGGGGCCTCGCGGATGATGCGCGAGAGCGGGTCGAACGCGTGCTGGAAATAGAGCGCCTCGACGGCGCGCGCCGCCTGCTCCACGACCCCGGGATCGCTGTCGCGTAGCCCCTGGCGCACGGTGATGAAGCTCCGCTTGAAGAACAGCGTGCCCATCGCGACGAGCACCGCCACCTTCACCGCGCGCTCCGGGCGCGCGAAGAGCTTCTCGAGGGGTGAGAGCACCGCGTAGAGCTGCAGCTGCGCGAGCTGGTCGGCCAGGCGCGCGCGCGCCGCCTGCGAGGCTGGGCCCGCGTCGTTCGACATCTCGACGGCGAACGCGGTGAGGCGCGCGAGCATGGCGCGGCGGCGGATGAGGTCGGGCCAGCTCCGGTTCAGGAGCACGTCGGCGCAGGCCTCGGAGGCCTGGCCTTGCTGCTCCCACTCGAGCAGGTCGACGTGCCACACATCGGGGAAGTGGTTCTCCTGCCGGAGATGCGAGGGCAGGGGCGCCGCGTCGAGGGCCTCGTCGCGCACGTTGTCGTAGCGCCGCGACGCGCGGGCGTAGTGGGCCTTGCGGCGTGGCTCGAGGTCCATGGCCGCGAGCTCTTGATAGAGCTGACCTACTCGGCTGAAGTGCCCCACCTCGCCGAAGGCGAGCACCGCCGCGAGGACCGCGTTCTCGGCGATCTCGGGGGGCGCTCCGCGGGCCAGGTGCTGTCGGGCCACGCTCCGCCACAGATCGGCCTGCACCAAGATGTAGTGTGCCGCCGTCGCCGACATGCCGAGCGCTCGCGCGTACTCCGAGGCCTCGCGCGCGAGCGTCGCCGCCGCCGACAGCTCGCCCTTCTCTTTGGCGGCGCCGAGGGCGTCCTCGAAGTACTGGAGCGCGAAGTACTTGAGGTGGTCCTCTCGCAAAATGCGGATGCAGTTCACGAAGCCCTCGAGCACGTCCTCGAACATCCCGCTCTCGCGGCCTATCTGCACGAGCACCTGGAAGCAGTCGAACGCGCGCTCGCGCAGGCCCACGGACTCGAAGTGGTCAGCCGCCTCCTCGAGCAGGCGCACCGCCGCGACCGTGGCCTCCCGCGCCTGCCGCGCGTCGCTGCACTTCTTCGCGCACCGCGCGAGGTTGAACTGCACGAGCGCGGCGTTGTACGCGTCGGCGCCGCTGCCGGTCACCTGCCCGAGCCGGGACCACAGGGCGCGCGCCCCCTGCCAATCTTCCGCCTTCTCGCGGTAGATGGCCGCCGCGGCCACGAGGCCCGCGTTCTCCATCTCGCGCGCCGCGTTCGCCATGTCGTTCGAGGCGGCGAGGGTGCGCGCGCGGTCTTGTGGCGGCACGTGGGGGAGCTTCTGATAGCAGCGGCGCATGGCCTCGGCGTCGTTCAGCGCCAAGTACCACTCGACCGTGAGGGCCGAGCGCACGTCGCCCCGCCGCTCGAGCACGTCGACGAGCGGGCGGAGGACCGACACGTAGTCGTGCTCGGCCACGTGCGTCTGCTGCGCGGCCGTCACGAGCGCGTTCGCGGCGTCGTCGAGGTTTCCCCGGCTCAGCGAGACGCGGGCGCGCTCACGGAGGTGGTGGAGATCGTCGAGCATCGGGGGCGGAGCTTATCGCAGGAGCGCCAGGTCGGTCGCTAGATCACGCGCCGCGCGCGGTGGCGCGTGGTCGAGGGGAGCCCTCAGGGCGCGGGCGGGGTCTGCCGCGCCTCGCGGCGCTCGGCGTCGCGGGCGGCGCGCCTGCGCGCGGGGATCGTGACGAGGGTCTCGACCACGCCGATCACGATGTAGAAGGACAAGAGCCACACGAGCACGAACGCGGGCCCGGTCTTCACCGAGACGACGACGCTCGAGCCGACGGCGAAGAACACGAGGCCCACCGACCGCCAGTTCAGCTTCATGTCCTTGAAGGAGCGGAAGCGAATGGTGGAGACCTGCAGGAACGCGAGGAAGAGCGTGAGGCCGATCATCGCCCACACGTACTCGGGCCCCGCGAGCTTCCCGGCCACCGCGTGATTGGCCACGATGATCGAGATGAGAATGCCCGCCGCGCCCGGCACCGGGAGTCCGACGATGTACTTCGGCGGGGTGGTCGGCTCACCGTTCTCGCCCATGCTGAGGACGTTGAAGCGGGCCAGCCGCACCGCGCCGGCCGCGGCGAACACGAACGACACGACGAGGCCCAGCGTGCCTTTCTGGTGCAGCGACCAGCTGTACACCATCATGGCCGGGGCCACGCCGAACGAGATCACGTCGGCGAGCGAGTCGATCTGCAGGCCGAAGGCGCTCTGCGTCTTCGTGAGTCGCGCCACGCGGCCGTCGAGCATGTCGAAGAAGAGCGCGTACACGAGCAGCAACGACGCCTTGTAGAAGTCGTCGTCGCTGTGGGCGGAGGCGCTGATGCGGATCGAGTCGAACCCGCAGAAGATGCTCGACAGGGTGATCATGTTCGGCAGCAGAAAGAGGGTCTTTCTGAGGTCGAGCTTCTTGCGCTGGGCTGGTGGCAACGGGGGCTCCTCGATGGGGGCCAAAGCCCCCGGATGTCGCGCGTAACACTGACCCAAACCCCGGCCTGGGTAAAGGCGCCGTCGGCCGATTTCTTCTGCCAGCGACGCAACCTCCCTGGGCCGC
This sequence is a window from Myxococcales bacterium. Protein-coding genes within it:
- a CDS encoding SDR family oxidoreductase, with the translated sequence MGARAPDLQGHAPGAEVVTAVLVTGAAGYVGRKLLRELARDAAVSPLVATDVREVPDADREPGVVYETLDVRSADLDALLSRHRIDTVVHLATIVSPGKDLPRAVQYDVDVRGTENVLDACVRAGVARLVVTSSGAAYGYHADSSPLLGEDAPLRGNEEFAYSHHKRLVEERLTRARAEHPSLEQLVFRPGTILGEGAKNQITDIFTKPAIVGLRDSETPFVFVADTDVVRAIAQGVREGWTGTYNLAGEGVMTLREIAARLGKPFVGIPEGALRAGIGLLRKVGATQYGPEQTAFLAHRPVLSSEKLRRERGFSLVASRDVFETWARSIAGRETSGKRGRFDGAVVVVTGGAAGIGLATARRFASEGADVALLDRDGEAAQAAARVLVADGRRALAVACDVCDEGSCREAMAEVTRAFGGVDVLVNNAGVSHRSLFAETASSVIRRVMDVNFFGAVHCTQAALPSLLERRGAVVAVSSVAGFTPLVGRTGYAASKHALHGFFDSLRSEVEHRGVHVTLVCPSFTDTAIDRHAVAGDGQPATLAKATAGGLATPEEIAAAIVDGVHSKARRVLPTPLSRSAWWLSRLAPQTYTRAMLSKQGAEFGIGHGARLAP
- a CDS encoding thiamine pyrophosphate-binding protein; this translates as MGLAATAAAAVFGQGTTTVKGGELVARMLAAEGVTHVFGIMDGTYLGLCAALRPNGIELVTPRHESSAAHMAGAYAQLTGRLGVCIASNGPGVANILPGVAVENAEGHRVLLITSCRREGIVYPDRGGAYQSFAQVDVTRPMTKWSGVVPSMDRLAELVRRALRECFEGRAGVVHLDVPESIFNGTLELGGDTLRSPSSYRSTTPMEASADQVREVARWLDEAKLPLIHAGSGVLCAGATRELAELAALLEAPVTTSWAARGAIDERDPHAISMIYVGAVNEARTSADRVLVLGSRLGETDWWGKAPYWGKPGEQELAQVDIDAETLGNARALRFAVRSDAKTFLKAVLAELGRRRGAPNLDPRRGHLAKLRSACAARRAELDKNRSDDGTPMHSAHVARVCQETFAEDAIMVADGGNTTIWAQFFHEVRRVNSMVGTPKMGMLGAGVSQTLGAQIAFPGRQVYCVIGDGAMGFHPQEIETAVRNRLPVVYLVLCDKQWGMVKINQSFALKPVKTLVFKTLGPDETINADLGEIQFDLLARAMGAHGERVSDPRGLRGAIQRSLASGKPAVIHVDVDPVKHMWAPELRTFKDMHQEPKS
- a CDS encoding TetR/AcrR family transcriptional regulator, giving the protein MASRAPTSVAPSKRPSAKRAPSAAKRRARAVAPIAEPSTEARILEAGEALFCAVGYAGVSARDVAERAGVNKALVFYHYGSMRGLFEAVLERYYDAHHRGLADALAGGGDVRERMHRLVDAYLDFMATHARYATLVQAQLANPDTYALVEKSFEPLYRFVEATLLEVAPEQGRAAARQLFVTFSGAVINWCTYAPLLSRVLGGDLLRPPLLEERRAHVRWLVDLVLADLQRSPPSGSLPAVGAVRASGRDPA
- a CDS encoding HEAT repeat domain-containing protein, with amino-acid sequence MLDDLHHLRERARVSLSRGNLDDAANALVTAAQQTHVAEHDYVSVLRPLVDVLERRGDVRSALTVEWYLALNDAEAMRRCYQKLPHVPPQDRARTLAASNDMANAAREMENAGLVAAAAIYREKAEDWQGARALWSRLGQVTGSGADAYNAALVQFNLARCAKKCSDARQAREATVAAVRLLEEAADHFESVGLRERAFDCFQVLVQIGRESGMFEDVLEGFVNCIRILREDHLKYFALQYFEDALGAAKEKGELSAAATLAREASEYARALGMSATAAHYILVQADLWRSVARQHLARGAPPEIAENAVLAAVLAFGEVGHFSRVGQLYQELAAMDLEPRRKAHYARASRRYDNVRDEALDAAPLPSHLRQENHFPDVWHVDLLEWEQQGQASEACADVLLNRSWPDLIRRRAMLARLTAFAVEMSNDAGPASQAARARLADQLAQLQLYAVLSPLEKLFARPERAVKVAVLVAMGTLFFKRSFITVRQGLRDSDPGVVEQAARAVEALYFQHAFDPLSRIIREAPQPFVRASAVRALAKVDTLEAAEFLLSILEHGAPADRVAAVEALKRSRGARFIELARSALPASAPDVQAALRDVLRSRGIAA
- the pssA gene encoding CDP-diacylglycerol--serine O-phosphatidyltransferase, with translation MITLSSIFCGFDSIRISASAHSDDDFYKASLLLVYALFFDMLDGRVARLTKTQSAFGLQIDSLADVISFGVAPAMMVYSWSLHQKGTLGLVVSFVFAAAGAVRLARFNVLSMGENGEPTTPPKYIVGLPVPGAAGILISIIVANHAVAGKLAGPEYVWAMIGLTLFLAFLQVSTIRFRSFKDMKLNWRSVGLVFFAVGSSVVVSVKTGPAFVLVWLLSFYIVIGVVETLVTIPARRRAARDAERREARQTPPAP